CGTGGCGTACCAGACCGTCAATCAGATCAGCTTCGACGGCATGCAGTATCGCCACGACATCGGCAACCGCGCACTCGCGCGCAAGACGGAGTAAGTCGCCAGCGTCCGGCCCTTACGTTACTTCCGCCGGATCGCTTCGCCACGGCCCGGGGAACATCGTGTTCCCCGGGCCGTTGTCTTTTGGCGCAGGCGTCGGCGTCGTCCATCCCCCACCTTCCCTGCCCCCTCGATGGGCCGCCTCACATCTTCATTGCCCCGCGATTGACAAGCGCTGGGCAAATTGGCACGCTGGCGTCGCGTGACATCGAAGGTTTACCCCGAGAGCGCGCGGCCGGCCAGCCCCGGCGGCATTCATGCAGTTTTCCCGACAGACCCTCGCTCGACGGAGACTTACATGTTCGACCTCGATAAGCTGGTCAACGATTATCTGGTGCCGTTCGGCCTGAAAATCGTGATGGCCGTCGTCATCTGGATCGTCGGTGGCATCGTCATCAATCTGCTGGCGCGGCTCGTTCGCAGCGCGATGAATCGCCGCCACATCGATCCCACCCTCGTTCGCTATACCGAATCGACGATGCGCATTGCCTTGCGTATCGCGCTGATCCTTTCCATTCTGAGTGTCTGCGGCATCGAAACAACGTCGTTCGCTGCCCTGCTTGCCGCCGCCGGTATCGCCATCGGGGCCGCCTGGTCCGGCCTGCTGTCGAATTTCGCGTCGGGCATCTTCCTGATCGTGCTGCGTCCGTTCAAGTCCGGCGACATGATCAGCGCGGGCGGTGTGACGGGCGTGGTCGACGAGATCGGCCTGTTCGTCACCACGCTCACGACGGCAGACAACCTGCGCGTGTACGTCGGCAACACGAAGGTGTTCGGCGACAACATCACCGTGTACGACGCCAACGCCTTCAGGCGCGTGGATCTCACGGCGCAGCTCGCGCATACGGTAGACCTGAAGGACGCCGTGGCCCGCCTGAAGGCACGCGTCGCGCAGATTCCCAACGTGGTCGAGAAGCCTGCCGTGGACGTCGAGATTCTCGAGTTCAATCCGTCCGGGCCCGTGCTCGCGGTGCGGCCTTATTGCCACAACCGCGACTACTGGCAGGTCTACTTCGACACCAACAAGGCGATTGCCGAAGTCGGCGGCACGGCCCACTGGCCGGTGCCCGCCACGCGGCAGATCCTCATGCCCCCACCGGGCGTGGCCGGACCGGCGGTCGGCGGCACCAGCGCTGTGCCACCCATCGTGCCGGGCGCAGGGGGCACCGCGCCTGCCGGAACACTTCCGAACGCGCCGGCGCCCTGAAACGCCCGCGCCCCCTCCTTTGATTCAAGTCATTCGGGCGGCATCGGCACGCGGTGCCGCCCGCCCGCGTCTGCCCTCGTGCCGGTACAATCGCGGATAAAACCGCAATTTGCATACACAGACCACGCAAGGGACGTCACAGAATGACAGCGCAAGACACCGCACCGGCGCCGG
The Pandoraea oxalativorans genome window above contains:
- a CDS encoding mechanosensitive ion channel family protein, whose product is MFDLDKLVNDYLVPFGLKIVMAVVIWIVGGIVINLLARLVRSAMNRRHIDPTLVRYTESTMRIALRIALILSILSVCGIETTSFAALLAAAGIAIGAAWSGLLSNFASGIFLIVLRPFKSGDMISAGGVTGVVDEIGLFVTTLTTADNLRVYVGNTKVFGDNITVYDANAFRRVDLTAQLAHTVDLKDAVARLKARVAQIPNVVEKPAVDVEILEFNPSGPVLAVRPYCHNRDYWQVYFDTNKAIAEVGGTAHWPVPATRQILMPPPGVAGPAVGGTSAVPPIVPGAGGTAPAGTLPNAPAP